One window from the genome of Streptomyces sp. WZ-12 encodes:
- a CDS encoding helix-turn-helix domain-containing protein: MPESPGAQASEGIGQFLRRERLERGITLEKLAEKTGLSRSYLSNVERDVNSPTINTLRTIVDALGTTLSRLFHAIDRERRVVTRPDDRVELTRAGVEGVRYALLNPKHGGKLDLMRLEVAPGASSGSNPHSHGGEEVGLLLSGELDYWVDGVHYRLQPGDCVSFDSSLPHRYSNPGDIPAVCVWAETTPAL; this comes from the coding sequence ATGCCTGAGTCTCCAGGCGCCCAGGCGAGCGAGGGAATCGGCCAGTTCCTCCGCCGTGAACGCCTGGAACGTGGCATCACGTTGGAGAAGCTGGCGGAGAAGACGGGGCTGTCCCGCAGCTACCTCAGCAACGTCGAGCGGGATGTGAACAGCCCCACCATCAACACGCTGCGGACGATCGTCGACGCCCTCGGCACGACACTCAGCCGGCTCTTCCACGCCATCGACCGCGAACGCCGCGTGGTGACCCGCCCCGACGATCGCGTGGAACTCACCCGAGCCGGGGTGGAGGGCGTGAGATACGCCCTCCTCAACCCCAAACACGGCGGCAAGCTCGACCTGATGCGGCTGGAGGTCGCCCCCGGGGCATCCTCCGGCAGCAACCCGCACAGCCACGGCGGGGAAGAAGTCGGCCTGCTCCTGAGCGGGGAACTGGACTACTGGGTCGACGGCGTGCACTACCGCCTGCAGCCCGGTGACTGCGTCAGCTTCGACTCCTCCCTGCCGCACCGCTACAGCAACCCCGGTGATATCCCGGCAGTCTGCGTCTGGGCGGAGACCACGCCCGCCCTCTGA
- a CDS encoding MarR family winged helix-turn-helix transcriptional regulator: MDDGLADLLHRVVFLLGEAARQRGDGPDGLSYSQMRLLGTLEDIQPVTQHQLAQALSVSDPAISRALRPLEAAGLVQVRPDPEHGRRRLVGITDAGRTAFHDNGKPLYDELRNALLEAGFPYERYLRDTALLAQLLEPS; the protein is encoded by the coding sequence ATGGACGACGGACTGGCCGACTTGCTGCATCGCGTGGTGTTCCTGCTCGGGGAGGCCGCGCGGCAACGCGGCGACGGCCCCGACGGTCTGAGTTACAGCCAGATGCGGTTGTTGGGAACGCTGGAGGACATTCAGCCGGTGACTCAGCACCAGCTGGCGCAGGCGCTGTCGGTGTCCGATCCGGCGATCAGTCGGGCGCTGCGCCCGTTGGAAGCGGCCGGGCTCGTGCAGGTCCGCCCCGATCCCGAGCACGGGCGGCGACGGCTGGTCGGCATCACCGACGCCGGCCGCACGGCCTTCCACGACAACGGGAAACCGCTCTACGACGAGTTGCGCAACGCCCTGCTCGAAGCCGGCTTCCCGTACGAGCGATATCTGCGCGACACCGCCCTGCTGGCGCAACTTCTTGAGCCGTCCTGA
- a CDS encoding ArsR/SmtB family transcription factor, protein MAEDLFKALADPTRRVILDELACRSGQTLFEICSRLTMKHQLSISRQGVSQHLAVLEAAGLVETRREGRYKFHDLNTAPLRQIAERWPLPDSSGPESTS, encoded by the coding sequence GTGGCCGAAGACCTGTTCAAAGCGCTGGCCGATCCCACTCGCCGCGTCATCCTCGACGAACTCGCGTGCCGGTCCGGGCAGACCCTGTTCGAGATCTGCTCGCGACTGACCATGAAGCATCAACTCAGCATCTCCCGCCAGGGAGTGTCTCAGCACCTCGCCGTGTTGGAGGCCGCGGGGTTGGTCGAGACGAGGCGGGAGGGGCGCTACAAGTTCCACGACCTGAACACGGCTCCGCTGCGGCAGATCGCCGAGCGATGGCCCCTACCCGACTCATCCGGACCGGAGAGCACCTCATGA
- a CDS encoding DUF6790 family protein yields the protein MVKIPYVAQSAFPLAWVLVAALGALIRTRHSPSRQAALETWQRWWAAAALGCGSLWLTIAFLTIPDAMATTIGFDRTPFEFEIAFANLGLAVMGFRAASSSATARERITVGLGAGMFLWGAAIGHVYQWFANGDHAPGNTGGVLVCDLLFPAVMIALARRSRRLPTAEQPVTAALA from the coding sequence ATGGTCAAGATTCCGTACGTCGCGCAGTCCGCTTTCCCCCTGGCCTGGGTGCTGGTGGCGGCCTTAGGCGCGCTGATCCGCACCCGGCACAGCCCCTCCCGCCAGGCGGCACTGGAAACCTGGCAGCGGTGGTGGGCCGCCGCCGCACTCGGCTGCGGGAGCCTGTGGTTGACGATCGCGTTCCTCACCATCCCGGACGCGATGGCCACCACGATCGGCTTCGACCGGACCCCGTTCGAGTTCGAGATCGCCTTCGCCAACCTCGGGCTCGCCGTCATGGGCTTCCGCGCCGCCTCGTCCTCGGCCACGGCCCGCGAGCGCATCACCGTCGGCCTCGGCGCCGGCATGTTCCTCTGGGGCGCGGCGATCGGCCACGTCTACCAGTGGTTCGCCAACGGCGACCACGCCCCGGGCAACACCGGCGGGGTCCTGGTCTGCGACCTGCTCTTTCCCGCAGTCATGATCGCCCTCGCCCGTCGCTCACGACGCCTGCCCACCGCCGAACAGCCCGTCACCGCCGCCCTCGCCTGA
- a CDS encoding alanine racemase, protein MDDRDMPPGGHRTGQLPELRLDQRALEHNVRLMAAWCRDHGVQLAPHIKTTMTRPIVERQLAAGAWGVTVATVTQAGIALDWGARRVIIANQVIHRHDLALLRRWLDETPDLELYCLVDSSQGVDLARSAMDGTPSPLRVLIDVGADGGRTGIREPAAAGDLAKAVRASAGLLLAGVAGYEGVRPNRRDAATLTEVDVHCRKAIDVFRTLAPLFQITRPVFSMGGSAFPDRVVHALEEAARRSAPVPMVTVLRSGCYVTHDHGTYEHVSPLPGLKAALTVRAVVLSTPEPGQAVVGAGKRELPYDAGLPVLLAARDAQGAPRPAATAVAAQIYDHHLVLTDVRDLHVGDEVDLGISHPCSAFDRWPDITVVDGQGHPHDVWHPRFR, encoded by the coding sequence ATGGATGATCGCGACATGCCACCCGGCGGACACCGGACCGGCCAACTGCCGGAACTCCGCCTCGACCAGCGGGCGTTGGAGCACAACGTCCGGCTCATGGCGGCCTGGTGCCGCGACCACGGCGTTCAGCTGGCCCCGCACATCAAGACCACCATGACGCGCCCCATCGTCGAGCGGCAGTTGGCCGCGGGGGCGTGGGGCGTCACGGTCGCCACCGTGACACAGGCCGGGATAGCCCTGGACTGGGGAGCGCGGCGGGTGATCATCGCGAACCAGGTGATCCACCGCCACGATCTCGCGCTTCTGCGGCGGTGGCTCGACGAGACGCCGGATCTGGAGCTGTACTGCCTGGTTGACTCCTCGCAGGGGGTCGACCTCGCTCGGTCGGCCATGGACGGCACCCCCTCCCCCTTGCGCGTCCTCATCGACGTCGGGGCGGACGGAGGCCGCACGGGCATACGGGAACCGGCCGCAGCCGGTGACCTGGCCAAGGCCGTCCGGGCCTCAGCCGGTCTTCTGCTGGCCGGTGTCGCCGGCTACGAGGGTGTCCGCCCCAACCGGAGGGACGCCGCCACCCTCACGGAAGTCGATGTGCACTGCCGGAAGGCGATCGACGTCTTCCGCACCCTCGCCCCGCTGTTCCAGATCACGCGACCCGTCTTCAGTATGGGCGGCTCGGCCTTCCCCGACCGGGTCGTCCACGCCCTGGAGGAAGCCGCACGGCGCTCCGCTCCCGTGCCGATGGTGACCGTTCTGCGATCGGGCTGCTACGTCACTCACGACCACGGCACCTACGAGCACGTCTCCCCGCTGCCCGGGCTGAAGGCGGCACTGACCGTTCGGGCGGTCGTGCTCTCCACACCCGAACCAGGGCAAGCCGTCGTCGGCGCCGGCAAACGCGAACTGCCCTACGACGCCGGCCTGCCCGTCCTCCTCGCCGCCCGCGACGCACAAGGCGCGCCGCGACCGGCCGCCACGGCGGTCGCGGCCCAGATCTACGACCACCACCTGGTCCTCACCGACGTGCGTGACCTGCACGTCGGTGACGAGGTCGACCTCGGGATCTCCCACCCCTGCTCCGCCTTCGACCGCTGGCCCGACATCACCGTGGTCGACGGGCAGGGTCACCCGCACGACGTGTGGCATCCCCGATTCCGCTGA